The following are encoded in a window of Dysidea avara chromosome 4, odDysAvar1.4, whole genome shotgun sequence genomic DNA:
- the LOC136252870 gene encoding uncharacterized protein, whose product MSINTPVFFPQLDKHTPTYTFISLANLDLGIHTCFYNGMDDYAKMWLQPFYLIFIATLLIITSRYSTTIQRLTARRTLPVLATLFLLSYTKILLTVSNVLFYFSSFIRLPSKHTILVWSIDANVPLLGVKFAILFIVCCIIFSILLPFNIILLFTRTLSRFKFITKFKPLLDAYQGPYKIKFYYWTGVQLVIRIVFYGISSLERNINLTTGIMLLTIVAVLHGFVQPFKVKCKNYQEMMFIVNLQWILAVLQHSEENVTIVNILIILAGVQFICIITFRFVTYVCEGEIIDKVSRWLCKLFHSSRKVVQQFELQENRPCNIPEISYNYSEYQEPLIGVN is encoded by the coding sequence ATGAGTATTAATACTCCAGTGTTCTTTCCTCAATTAGACAAACATACACCAACCTACACATTCATTTCACTGGCTAATCTTGATTTGGGTATTCATacatgtttctacaatggtatggatgactatgccaAGATGTGGTTACAACCCTTCTATCTCATTTTCATTGCTACATTgctcatcataacaagtcgttactccactacaatacagagaCTCACTGCACGTAGAAcactaccagtacttgctacactctTCCTATTGTCATATACCAAGATTCTCTTAACAGTGTCCAATGTGTTGTTTTATTTCTCCAGCTTTATTAGACTGCCTAGTAAACACACCATACTGGTGTGGTCAATTGATGCTAATGTACCACTTCTTGGAGTTAAATTTGCCATATTGTTCATAGTATGCTGTATAATTTTCTCAATTCTTCTGCCATTTAATATAATCTTGTTGTTCACAAGAACATTGTCAAGGTTTAAATTCATCACAAAATTCAAACCACTACTGGATGCTTATCAAGGACCATACAAGATCAAATTCTACTACTGGACTGGTGTACAACTTGTGATAAGGATTGTATTCTATGGAATATCATCACTGGAGAGGAATATTAACCTCACTACAGGAATCATGCTACTTACTATTGTAGCTGTTCTTCATGGATTTGTACAACCATTCAAAGTGAAATGCAAAAACTATCAAGAGATGATGTTCATAGTTAACCTTCAATGGATATTGGCTGTTTTGCAGCACAGTGAAGAGAATGTCACAATTGTCAACATATTGATCATCCTGGCTGGAGTTCAGTTCATTTGCATCATTACCTTTCGCTTTGTAACTTATGTTTGTGAAGGAGAAATCATAGACAAGGTATCCAGATGGCTCTGTAAACTGTTTCACAGTAGCAGAAAAGTAGTTCAACAATTTGAGCTTCAAGAGAACAGACCCTGTAATATCCCAGAGATTTCCTATAATTACAGTGAGTACCAGGAACCACTGATTGGTGTTAACTAA
- the LOC136253551 gene encoding tyrosinase-like: MDCKRGYTGENCSQPLLVVRRNVLTLNDTELDKVIRVLQTIKRNTASGYTVPIIQPVITIPSESFAEISLFDIFVSFHFNTIRDKEINCCDNTSIISQICNEPNPCPVPNFAHEGPAFPTWHRGYMLFVETEMQRVLNDPTFGLPYWDWTDEKTRDDIWDLMGTSNCGNFAEPPADNNTVEAPVNGPLF, from the coding sequence ATGGATTGCAAACGTGGATACACTGGTGAAAACTGTTCTCAACCATTACTAGTGGTTAGAAGAAATGTATTAACCCTTAATGACACTGAGCTAGACAAAGTTATACGAGTACTGCAAACAATCAAAAGAAATACTGCCTCTGGGTATACGGTGCCAATTATACAACCAGTTATCACCATTCCTAGTGAATCATTTGCTGAAATTTCTCTCTTTGACATATTTGTGTCTTTTCATTTCAATACCATCAGAGATAAAGAAATTAACTGCTGTGATAACACTTCAATCATATCACAGATTTGTAATGAACCGAATCCATGTCCAGTTCCTAATTTTGCTCATGAGGGTCCAGCTTTTCCAACCTGGCATCGAGGATACATGCTGTTTGTAGAGACAGAAATGCAACGAGTTTTGAATGATCCTACATTTGGCTTGCCTTACTGGGATTGGACTGATGAGAAAACAAGAGACGATATATGGGACCTAATGGGTACTAGTAATTGTGGCAATTTTGCTGAACCACCAGCAGATAACAACACTGTTGAAGCTCCAGTCAATGGCCCCCTTTTCTAA